The genomic segment AACGCGAGGATGTCGGCGCGGGCGTCGTGCAACATTGTGGCGACTTTCGGGTGAGAGCGGTCGAGCATGCGGGTGACCTCGTCGAACTGGGCTTGGACGTGCGTCGCGTCGGGCTGGGCGAAGATGGTGCGGATCACGGCGGCAACCATGTCTTGGCTGGCGCGCGGGACGATGGAGAGCACGTTTCGCATGAAGTGGACCCGGAAGCGCCGCCAGGCCGCGCCTTGGAACACGGTGCTGATGGCTTTCTTCAGGCCGGTGTGGGCGTCGGAGATGACGAGCTTGACGCCGTCCAGGCCGCGAGCCTTCAGCGACCGGAGGAACTCGGTCCAGAAGGGCTCGTTTTCGCTGTCGCCGACGTCGAAGCCGAGGACTTCGCGGCGGCCGTCGGCGGCGACGCCGATGGCGACGACCATCGCTTGGGAGATGACGCGGTGGTTGACGCGGGCTTTGCAAGACGTGGCGTCGAGGAAGACGTAGGGGTAGCCGGTTACGCCGAGGTCACGGTCACGGAACGCAGGCGACTTCACCGTCCAGATCCGCGCAAATCCGGGATACTTCGGACTTGGAGATGCCGGTATCGGCGCCGAGAGCCTTGACTAAGTCGTCGACCTTCCGGGTCGAGACGCTGTGGAGGTAAGCCTCCATGACGACGGCGAACAGGGCCTGGTCAACGCGCCGGCGCCGCTCGAGGAGGGCAGGGAAGAACGACCCTTGGCGGAGCTTGGGGATCTTCAGATTTAAGTCGCCGGCCGTGGTCGTCAAGACCCTCGGTCGAGTCCCGTTGCGCTGGGCGGTGCGGTCATCGGAGCGTTCGAATCGGGCGGCGCCGATGTGGGCGGTGGCCTCGGCGTCGATGAGTTCTTGGTAGAGCGTTTCGGTCACTGTTCGGATTCGATCGGTGACGTTGGTGAGCTTGAGTTCCGAGAGGAGCGCGAGCAGGGCAGACTGGTCTAGAGCCATCGTGTGGTGTGTCTTTCTGTGAGGAACTTTGAACGGTTCTCACTGACCATCGCACGGTGGTTCGTTACGTTGTTAATCCAACGCTCGAACCCCGAGAATTACACAGAGATACTGGATGTGACTCTGGTGCGGGGTGACTCAAAATTACACTGACTCCTTTTGAGGTTGTCTTTGGGTGGATCTGTCCGCCGCACCAGAGCCGCTAATGCCGCTTGATCGGGGCGACATGACTTGATAGGAGCCTGGCCAACAGTCTCACCTCTGTGCTGTCTGCCCTCCCGACCCAACGGTGATTTCCCTTCAACGAAGAAACGGGAGTACCGAAGTCATGACAGTTGCAACTAGTGAACCGCCACAATTCACCATCGCGGTCCAGCCTCTACGAACCATCTTCGCCGGGGTTGATACCCACAAAGACACGCACTATGTCGCTATCGTTGACGACCACGGACAACCGATCGCCGACCGGGAATTCCTCGCAGTCGGGAGCGGCTATCGCAAAATCATCGAGTTCCTCCACGCCTACGGCATCGTCGAAGCCGTTGGCGTCGAAGGAACCGGTTCCTACGGTGCGGAACTTGCCCGCGTTTTGGCGAATGCCGGAATGCGCGTGGTTGAGGTCACTCGCGCCAACCGTGCCGAGCGTCGGTTGCGCGGCAAATCCGATCCCCTCGACGCCCACCAAGCGGCGATGTCGGTTCTCGCTGGGCGAGGGTTATCAACCCCGAAACAACGCGATGGCGACGTCGAGTCGATGCGGGTCTTACTTGCGGAACGCTCCTCTGCCACCAAGGCGCGCACGGCCAGCATCAATCAGATCCATGCCCTGTTGGTGAGCGCACCCGAGGCCATCCGGCAAGATTTTCGCCGATACGACGGCAACAAACTCACGGTTGCGCTCGCGCGCACACGACCCACACCGGGCACCACTCCGGAGCTGATCCTACGGGCATCAGCGAAACGCCTCGCGCAACGCCATCAGGTCCTGACAGCGGATATTGCTCTTATCGACAGCCAACTTGGCCAACTCGCCAGCCGGCAGAATCCGGCTCTCATGGCCGCAAGCGGCGTGGGCCCGTTTGTTGCCGCACACCTGCTCGCCACTGCCGGCGACAACCCAGACCGCATCTCCACCAAGGCCCAGTTTGCTGCTCTGTGCGGCGTCGCACCTATTCCGGCATCTTCGGGAAAACGGCAACGTTTCCGTCTCTCGCGCGGTGGCGACCGGCAAGCCAACGCTGCCCTGCACCGTATTGTCCTGCTCCGCAAACGCCACAAGGAACCTCGGACTATGGCCTACATCGCCCGACGCACCGCTGAAGGCCTTTCCGACCGCGACATCGTCCGCTGCCTCAAACGCCACGTCGCCAACGAAATATTTGCATTGCTCACCAAAAACCACGCTGTCCCTCTGCCCGGTGGACCACGGCTGCGGCAACGCCGCCAAACACTCGGCATCGTCCTCACTGACGCGGCCAAACAGCTCAACGTCCCCTACCAGCGCTTACGTCGACTCGAAATAGGACAACGCGCTGACACCGACCTGGAAACCACCTTCAGCGCCTGGCTCGACGACCAATCCCGACAAGCGAAACCCACCCCAAAGGCCGCTTGACATCAATAGGAGCATCCACTCAGGGGGACTTGACCTTGGTGGGCACGGCCAGACTCGTCAAAACATCCACGCATACACGCCTGCGCTTTCGGATTATGGGCCTGATGCGAGCACTCGGTCGCGAAGAAACGCGATCGGTGCTATCCCTGAAAGGGTACATACCCTTA from the Cryobacterium sp. CG_9.6 genome contains:
- a CDS encoding IS110 family transposase; amino-acid sequence: MTVATSEPPQFTIAVQPLRTIFAGVDTHKDTHYVAIVDDHGQPIADREFLAVGSGYRKIIEFLHAYGIVEAVGVEGTGSYGAELARVLANAGMRVVEVTRANRAERRLRGKSDPLDAHQAAMSVLAGRGLSTPKQRDGDVESMRVLLAERSSATKARTASINQIHALLVSAPEAIRQDFRRYDGNKLTVALARTRPTPGTTPELILRASAKRLAQRHQVLTADIALIDSQLGQLASRQNPALMAASGVGPFVAAHLLATAGDNPDRISTKAQFAALCGVAPIPASSGKRQRFRLSRGGDRQANAALHRIVLLRKRHKEPRTMAYIARRTAEGLSDRDIVRCLKRHVANEIFALLTKNHAVPLPGGPRLRQRRQTLGIVLTDAAKQLNVPYQRLRRLEIGQRADTDLETTFSAWLDDQSRQAKPTPKAA